In Chryseobacterium gleum, a single genomic region encodes these proteins:
- a CDS encoding alpha/beta hydrolase: MKKNIKIILISLCLLFLLTGCKEKKIKLSHDIHFDKEENIHYGKSAEQVMDLYLPSTGTNKEKEVFIIIHGGGWRAGTKSQLTFFTLSIMQKFPDHIFVNMNYRLASATNFGLPNQTDDIKKVTELLKNKLGYNPSVVLLGNSAGAHLSMLYAYKFDADKKVKAVINIVGPADLSDPGFKNYQEYSFVESRLVDPETIKTGISKIDFASPVKWIKSDSPPTLSYYGSSDGVIPSTQEKRLDSALIANHILHESYQFNGGHLDWDKHPNDVFLIDKIETFIKEIDKK, encoded by the coding sequence ATGAAAAAAAATATAAAGATTATTTTGATATCCCTCTGCCTTCTTTTTCTATTGACAGGCTGCAAAGAAAAAAAGATAAAACTTAGCCATGATATCCATTTTGATAAAGAAGAAAATATTCATTATGGAAAGAGTGCTGAACAGGTTATGGATCTCTATCTTCCATCTACAGGAACAAATAAAGAAAAGGAAGTTTTTATTATAATTCATGGTGGAGGTTGGAGAGCAGGGACTAAATCGCAATTAACCTTTTTCACGCTCTCTATAATGCAGAAATTTCCCGATCATATTTTCGTTAATATGAATTACAGACTAGCTTCAGCTACTAACTTTGGACTTCCAAACCAAACCGATGATATTAAAAAAGTAACTGAATTATTAAAAAATAAGCTAGGCTACAATCCAAGTGTGGTTTTATTAGGCAACAGCGCCGGAGCCCATTTATCGATGCTGTATGCCTACAAGTTTGATGCAGATAAAAAAGTAAAAGCTGTAATTAATATTGTTGGCCCGGCAGACCTCTCTGATCCGGGTTTCAAAAATTATCAGGAGTATTCTTTTGTGGAAAGCAGACTTGTAGATCCTGAAACAATTAAAACCGGAATATCAAAGATCGATTTTGCCAGCCCTGTGAAATGGATAAAAAGTGATTCCCCTCCTACTTTGTCTTACTATGGAAGTTCGGATGGTGTAATTCCTTCTACACAGGAAAAAAGACTGGATTCAGCCTTGATAGCCAATCATATCCTCCATGAATCTTATCAATTCAATGGAGGACATCTGGATTGGGATAAACATCCAAATGATGTATTTCTTATTGATAAAATTGAAACCTTCATTAAAGAAATTGACAAAAAATAA
- a CDS encoding outer membrane beta-barrel protein: MEISRKCLPWWVSRSRFFKQYWTTNFNIGVQHNINNGSLDTDPTTGDRFKNDKGPNGNFITYTNKTNSTSLLIQTNNTIRLDKKKTWFFGVNYFFVDKQQIELGSLKNLMSLDLSLKKMWNDWTFAVNVNDVLNTNIVKIEDFQENGNYNYIHQNRYNRSLIVSLTYNFGNQKVKKVRDIEGASDAIKSRTR; the protein is encoded by the coding sequence AAGCAGGAAATGTCTGCCATGGTGGGTATCCAGAAGTCGTTTTTTCAAACAATACTGGACGACCAACTTTAATATCGGAGTACAGCATAACATCAACAATGGAAGTCTTGATACCGATCCTACTACGGGAGACCGCTTTAAGAATGATAAAGGACCTAACGGAAATTTTATTACCTACACCAATAAAACGAATTCTACCAGTCTTCTGATCCAGACCAACAACACCATCCGTCTTGATAAAAAGAAAACATGGTTCTTCGGAGTTAATTATTTCTTTGTAGACAAGCAGCAGATTGAGCTTGGTTCCCTGAAAAACTTAATGAGCTTAGATCTCAGCCTTAAGAAAATGTGGAACGACTGGACTTTTGCAGTGAATGTAAATGATGTCCTGAATACCAACATCGTGAAAATTGAAGATTTTCAGGAAAACGGGAATTACAATTATATCCACCAAAACCGCTATAACAGAAGTCTCATAGTAAGCCTTACCTATAATTTCGGAAACCAGAAAGTGAAAAAGGTAAGAGACATCGAAGGGGCCTCAGATGCCATCAAAAGCAGAACAAGATAA